The sequence TCATCGCGACCGTGCGCTGGGTCTCGGGTGCGGTGGGCGCGGCGGATGCCTCGGGCCGCGCCGTGGTCGGAAACACCGCGGTCGGTGTGGGCGCGGGCGGCGCCACCGCGGGCGCCTGCGAGGTGGGCGCAGCGGCGTCGTGCGTCGCTTCGGGCTCGACCGGTTCGGGCTCGACGGTCTCGGGCGTGGGCGGCTGCGCCGGCTCGGGCTGCACCGGCTCGGGCTGCGCCGGCTCGGGCTGCACCGGCTCGGGCTGCGCCGACTCGGGCTGGGCGGGCTCTGCTTCGACCGGCGCTGCCACGATCGGCTCTGGTTCGGGTGCCCGCGCCCCGCGACGCGAGCGGTCGTCGGCCACCCTCGGATCAGCTGCGTTCGGGTCCGGCGTGAGGTTCCAGACGAACCCGCCCTGCGGGCCGGTGTCTTCCACCTCGTCGCGGTCGGGGTCGTCGGCACGGCTCGCGTCGACTCCGCTCGCCGCCTCGGCGCGCGGCGCCGGGGCACCCGGCGCGTCTCCGGCGGGCGTGCCGAGCAGGTCCTCGACCGGTTCGCCCTCCGGCGGGCGTGCAGGTTCTCCCCAACGGGCTCTCGCGAACGCCGGGAACGGCGGACGCGGCCGCTGCATGCCGGGCTCGCCCGGCACGGTTTCGGATGCCTCGGCCCCGGCCCCCGTCTCTGCAGCGTCGCCCGGGGCGCCGAACACCCCGGCTCCCGCGGACGCAGCGGCCGGAGCGGCCGGAACGGCCGGTGCCACGCCATCCCGGCTCGCGCCCGGTGCCGCCGCGGGCTCGGCCGGCGTGACCGGCCCGTCCGGTTCGGTGAGGGCAGACCACAGCGCCGCGCCGTAGTCGTCGACGGGCGGCGCACCGCTCGGCTCAGCGGGCTCCACGACCGGCTGTACCGACGGCGGAACGGCAGGCCTCGGCGCATCGGCAGGCGCAGGTTCGGTCGGTTCGGCAGAACCCACCGGCGCCGGCACGCCGTCGGCCGCGGCGGGCGGCTCCGCGGGGCTCGGCGGTGCAGCGGCAGCCGCCGCGCCCGAAGCGCCCGCGCCGTCGACACCGCCGAGCGGCACACCGGCCGACTCGGCGTCATCGAACGGCGGCGTGAACGAACGCCTGGCGGCACGCGGGGGCGCGAACGGCGCGACCGGGGTGTCGGCTCCGCCCACCTGATCGCCCCAGGTCAGGGCGAACGGCGCGGTCGGCGTGACCGGCCCGGGGACGCCGGCGTGCTCGCCCTCGCGGGCCGTCGCTGCGGCATCCTCGCCTGCGCCTGCGCCTGCGCCTGCGCCAGCGCCGTCGTCCGTGCCCGCGAACGCCGGGCGGTCGGCGCTCGACCCGGGGACCGTCCCGTCGTGCACCGGGCGCGGGGCCGGCGCGACCGAGAACCAGTCGTCGCCCTCGTCACGACGTTCCCGTCGCGACGACCAGGCCGCCGGTTCCGGGGTCGAAAGGTCGGCCGGTTCGGGGGGTGACGCCTGCGAATCGGCTGGCGGGGACGCCGCGGGTTCGTCGTCGTCCTCGCCGGCAAGCTCACCGAGCAGCCAGTCGGCGCCGTCGCGCTCGTCGGGCTCGTCCTGCCCGTCTCGTCCCCCGCGCATCAGGCGAGTCCCAGGTCGTCCAGTCCGATCGCGGCGAGGTAGGGCACGCCCTCCGCCTCGATGATCTCGCGCGCGCCCGTTGCGCGGTCGACGACGACCGCGACGGCGGCGACCTCGGCCCCGGCGGCCCGCAGGGCGGCGATCGCCTTGATGGGGGATCCGCCCGTGGTGGAGGTGTCCTCGAGCACGATGACGCGCTTGCCCGAGACATCCGGCCCCTCGACCTGCTTGCCCCGGCCGTGGTCCTTCGGTTCCTTGCGCACGACGAACGCGTCATAGGCGAGCCCGCGCGCGGCGCCCTGGTGCAGCACCGCGGTGGCGATCGGGTCGGCGCCCATCGTGAGCCCGCCGACCGCGGTCACACCCGGCACGTCGGCGATGAGGTCGAGCATCACCTGCCCGATCAGCGGAGCGACCCGGTGGTCGAGGCTGACCTTGCGCAGGTCGACGTAGTAGCTCGCCTGCTTGCCGCTGGTGAGCGTGAAGTCACCATGGAAGACCGCGTCCGCGGCGATGTGGTCGATGAGCCGGCGGCGCACGTCGGCGGCCTGGGTGTCGTGCGGGGTCACCCCCCGAGTGTATTGGTCGAACCGCGCCGTGCGTGGCAGGCGAGGGCCACACGGCTCATTCCGTTACCCCCTCGGGCGCCGTGGCCCGCGGCGCGGACGGGTCGGTGTCTCGCCGGGCCCCGCCGACCCGATGCACGAGCCGCGCCCAGAACGACGGCCGG is a genomic window of Agromyces protaetiae containing:
- the pyrE gene encoding orotate phosphoribosyltransferase, which encodes MTPHDTQAADVRRRLIDHIAADAVFHGDFTLTSGKQASYYVDLRKVSLDHRVAPLIGQVMLDLIADVPGVTAVGGLTMGADPIATAVLHQGAARGLAYDAFVVRKEPKDHGRGKQVEGPDVSGKRVIVLEDTSTTGGSPIKAIAALRAAGAEVAAVAVVVDRATGAREIIEAEGVPYLAAIGLDDLGLA